The genomic segment AAGCGCGCCTTTGATTTGGATTGTCGTCCCTTGGGGTTCTGGCGGACCCATTCCAGCTCTTCTTTCATGGCCTTGGAGCGCGCGTCCTCCTGCTTCTGCTCGGTGGCGTGGCGCTTGTCCTTCTGTTCCAGCCAGCTTGAATAGTTGCCCTGCCAGGGAATGCCGTGGCCGCGGTCGAGTTCAAGAATCCAGCCCGCCACGTTGTCAAGGAAGTAACGGTCGTGGGTGACGGCGATGATGGTGCCGGGGAAGTCCTTGAGAAACTTCTCCAGCCACGCCACCGACTCGGCGTCGAGGTGGTTGGTGGGCTCGTCGAGCAGAATCATGTCGGGCTTGGAGAGCAGCAGACGGCACAGCGCCACGCGGCGCTTTTCGCCGCCCGAGAGCGTCTCGATACTGGATTCCCAGGGCGGCAGGTTGAGTGCCTCGGCGGCCTTGTCGAGAATCATGTCGGTGTTGTGGCCATCCAGCGCTTCAATCTGTGCCTCCAGCTTCTGCTGCTTCTCGCTGAGTTTGTCGAAGTCGGCATCTTCGTCGGCGTAGGCGGCATAGACCGCGTTGAGATCGGCGCGCAGTTTGAACAGATCGGCAAGCGCTTCTTCGACGTTGCCGCGCACGTTCTTGCTGGGGTCGAGCTGCGGCTCCTGCGGCAGGTAACCCATCTTGATGCCCGGCTGCGGGCGTGCCTCGCCATTAAATTCCTTGTCGACGCCCGCCATGATTTTCAGCAGGGTGGACTTGCCTGAGCCGTTGTAGCCCAGTACGCCGATCTTGGCGCCGGGGAAGAACGACAAGGAGATGTCGCGCAGAATTTCTTTCTTGGGCGGCACGGTCTTGCCGACCTTGTTCATCGTGAAAACGTACTGGCTCATGAGCGTCCGGCGGGTAATGAAACGGGGCGCGCATTATCCGGGTCTGCCCGTGGCTTGTCATGGCAGGCTGATTCGGTTGACGTCAAACGATTGATCTCATATCATTTGACATCAAATGAATAAGCCCCTGCCGCCACCCGAGCTGCTGACCGTGACCCGCGCCCTGCGGCGTCTCACGCAGGCGCTGGATTCCCAGTCCAAGCAACTGGAAACCCTGTCAGGCATGACCGCCTCGCAATGGCTGTGTCTGCAGGCGCTAGCGCAGTCGGCGCGACCGTTGTCGGCCCGGGAACTCGCCGACTGGGTCAGTCTCACGCCCGGCACCATCAGTCCGGTGCTCGACCGGTTGGAGATCAAGGGTTGGGTGCAGCGCACCCGCTCGGTGGAGGACCGACGGCGCATTGATCTCGAAATCACCGACACGGGCCGCAGCCAGTGGCAGTCGGCCCCCGGCGTGCTGCCGACGCAAGGCGTCGCGCAATTTGCCGCGCTGGGGCGCGAGCGGCGCAAGGCCCTGGCCCAATCGCTTGAAGACTTGACGGCGCTGCTGGCGCCCATCAAGGAGACCACGCGCACCTGAATCTGGTCTGCGCAACCTAGAGGATTGTTTATGTGCGGTTTTGCCGCCGAGATTCGTTTTGATGGCCAATCGGCCAATGTGGATGCCGTGTCGCGAATGGCTGAAGTGCTGGCGCCGCGCGGGCCTGATGGTGATGGCCTGTTCAGTCAGGGCCGTATTGCCGTCGGTCACCGCCGCCTGCGGGTGATGGACCGCACTGAGCATTCGCAGCAGCCGATGCTCGACCCGCAACTCGGGCTGGGCATCGTTTTCAATGGCGCGATTTACAACCATCCGGAATTGCGCGCCGAGCTGAAGTCACAGGGCTACACCTTTTATTCGGAGGGCGACACCGAGGTCATTCTCAAGGCCTACGACCACTGGGGCGCCCACTGCGTCGATCACTTCCACGGCATGTTCGCCTTCGTCATCTGGGAACGTGACAGCGGCCGGGTGTTCATGGGCCGCGACCGGCTCGGCATCAAGCCGCTTTATACCGCCGAGATCAAGGGCGGTCTGCGTGTGGCCTCCACCCTGCCGGCACTCCTGGCCGGTGGCGGGTTGAGCCGCGAGATTGATCCGGTGGCGCTGCATCATTACCTGCACTTTCATGCCGTGGTGCCGGCGCCGCACACCATATTAAAAGCCGTGCGCAAGCTGTCGCCAGCCACCGTGCGTACCGTCGAGACCGATGGCAACAGCAAGGATCACGTCTACTGGCAGCTGGACTTCAGCCCGCAGGCGGGTGATGCGCAGCGCAGCGAGGGCGAGTGGATCGACGCGGTGCTTGGCGCCACCCGCAAGGCCGTGCACCGCCGGCTGGTGGCCGACGAGCCGGTGGGGGCGCTGCTCTCGGGCGGAGTTGATTCCAGTCTCATCGTCGGGCTGATGGCCGAGCAGGGCGCCAACCTCAAGACCTATTCCATCGGCTTTGAAGATGTCGGTGAAGAAAAGGGTAACGAGTTTGAGTACTCGGACTGCGTGGCACAGGCGTTTGCCACCGACCATCACCAGATCCGTATCGACAGCAACAACCTGCTGGGCCGGCTGCCCGAAGCCATTACCGCCATGAGCGAGCCGATGGTATCGCACGACTGTGTGGCGTTTTTCCTGTTGTCGGAAGCGGTTTCCAGGCACAGCAAGGTGGTGCAGTCGGGGCAGGGCGCCGACGAGGTGTTTGGCGGCTATCACTGGTACCCGCCGATGCTCGCCAGCCGCAACGGCCCGGCGGATTACGCCAAGGGTTTCTGTGACCGATCCCATGAGGATTACCGTGCGCTGGTGCAGGCGCCGCACCTCAGCGCCGAAGACGTGAGTCGGGCGTTCATCGCCGAGCAGTTTGGATTGCCGGGGGCCACGCGGCCGGTCGATCAGGCGCTGCGGCTCGACACCACCATCATGCTGGTCGATGACCCGGTTAAGCGGGTCGACAACATGACCATGGCCTGGGGCCTGGAAGCCCGCGTGCCGTTCTTGGACCACGAATTGGTCGAGCTTGCGGCACGCATTCCCGCCGAACTGAAGCTGGCACCGCATCTCGGCGAAGCCGGCGGCAAGTACGTGCTCAAAGAGGCGGCGCGCAAGGTGGTCCCCGCCAAGGTCATCGACCGGCCCAAGGGCTACTTTCCGGTGCCGGCACTGAAGTATCTGCGCGGCGAGTTCCTGGAGCAGACCCGCGGCTGGCTGACCAATGCCGCCGCCCGCCAGCGTGGCCTGTTCAATGACGCGGCGGTGCAGACGCTGCTGGCCGATCCGGAAGCGCATCTCACACCGCTGCGCGGTTCCAAGGTCTGGCAATTGGCCTTGCTTGAAGCGTGGCTGCAAACCCATTTTGATGGGGCGGCCTGAGCCATGTCGGTGCCCAAAGATCCCGGTGACCTGCGCGATCAGCGCCGCAAGAAGGCCAGCGGTCTGCGCCTGAACAAGCGCGGCGGCTCGCTGGAACATTGGGCGGCGCGTGCGCCCTCATCGCCGATGCACCCGAGCAACAGCG from the Polycyclovorans algicola TG408 genome contains:
- the ettA gene encoding energy-dependent translational throttle protein EttA yields the protein MSQYVFTMNKVGKTVPPKKEILRDISLSFFPGAKIGVLGYNGSGKSTLLKIMAGVDKEFNGEARPQPGIKMGYLPQEPQLDPSKNVRGNVEEALADLFKLRADLNAVYAAYADEDADFDKLSEKQQKLEAQIEALDGHNTDMILDKAAEALNLPPWESSIETLSGGEKRRVALCRLLLSKPDMILLDEPTNHLDAESVAWLEKFLKDFPGTIIAVTHDRYFLDNVAGWILELDRGHGIPWQGNYSSWLEQKDKRHATEQKQEDARSKAMKEELEWVRQNPKGRQSKSKARLKAFEEMSSQEFQKRAETRELYIPPGPRLGDVVLDVQNVGKKYGDRWLYQGLTFNVPKGAIVGIIGANGRGKTTLFRMLTGQEQPDEGTIKIGDTVKIAHVDQSRDALAADKTVFEEISQGQDILRAGSFEMPSRAYIGRFNFKGDSQQKRIGDLSGGERNRVHLAKLLLSGGNMLLLDEPTNDLDVETLRALEEALLAFPGNAMVISHDRWFLDRVSTHILAFEDSGELVFREGNYADYEEDFRRRYGAEPGVNRRNRHKKLA
- a CDS encoding MarR family winged helix-turn-helix transcriptional regulator, yielding MNKPLPPPELLTVTRALRRLTQALDSQSKQLETLSGMTASQWLCLQALAQSARPLSARELADWVSLTPGTISPVLDRLEIKGWVQRTRSVEDRRRIDLEITDTGRSQWQSAPGVLPTQGVAQFAALGRERRKALAQSLEDLTALLAPIKETTRT
- a CDS encoding N-acetylglutaminylglutamine amidotransferase; amino-acid sequence: MCGFAAEIRFDGQSANVDAVSRMAEVLAPRGPDGDGLFSQGRIAVGHRRLRVMDRTEHSQQPMLDPQLGLGIVFNGAIYNHPELRAELKSQGYTFYSEGDTEVILKAYDHWGAHCVDHFHGMFAFVIWERDSGRVFMGRDRLGIKPLYTAEIKGGLRVASTLPALLAGGGLSREIDPVALHHYLHFHAVVPAPHTILKAVRKLSPATVRTVETDGNSKDHVYWQLDFSPQAGDAQRSEGEWIDAVLGATRKAVHRRLVADEPVGALLSGGVDSSLIVGLMAEQGANLKTYSIGFEDVGEEKGNEFEYSDCVAQAFATDHHQIRIDSNNLLGRLPEAITAMSEPMVSHDCVAFFLLSEAVSRHSKVVQSGQGADEVFGGYHWYPPMLASRNGPADYAKGFCDRSHEDYRALVQAPHLSAEDVSRAFIAEQFGLPGATRPVDQALRLDTTIMLVDDPVKRVDNMTMAWGLEARVPFLDHELVELAARIPAELKLAPHLGEAGGKYVLKEAARKVVPAKVIDRPKGYFPVPALKYLRGEFLEQTRGWLTNAAARQRGLFNDAAVQTLLADPEAHLTPLRGSKVWQLALLEAWLQTHFDGAA